Proteins encoded by one window of Parabacteroides sp. FAFU027:
- a CDS encoding DUF1349 domain-containing protein → MRKLFLLCLLTVVCAAYVHAQEVKMSSVPYTMHFENKAQDYKVLSENSIQIAAPAYTDLFISPDGGFKTNRSPRLVFTPDSGFTLSAKIKPAFKSKWDAGVLMIFNDSTHFAKFCFEADFKGQPRVVSVVCNDVADDCNSMPVNNNEVYFRITGSTKGNTFTLSYLEEGKGWLPIRSFRLNKTESLQIGLCAQSPTGKGCKVDFTDINYLPFQ, encoded by the coding sequence ATGAGAAAACTGTTTTTGTTATGTCTGCTCACAGTGGTTTGTGCGGCATACGTTCATGCACAAGAGGTTAAAATGTCGTCTGTTCCTTACACGATGCACTTCGAGAATAAGGCGCAGGACTATAAGGTATTGAGTGAAAACTCCATCCAGATTGCTGCGCCGGCTTACACCGATCTGTTTATATCGCCGGATGGCGGTTTTAAAACGAACCGGTCGCCGAGGTTGGTATTCACACCGGATTCGGGTTTTACACTTTCGGCAAAAATCAAGCCGGCCTTTAAATCGAAATGGGATGCGGGTGTCTTGATGATATTCAATGACAGCACGCACTTTGCGAAATTCTGTTTTGAGGCCGATTTCAAAGGTCAGCCAAGGGTTGTATCAGTTGTCTGCAATGACGTTGCCGACGATTGCAATTCGATGCCTGTCAATAATAACGAGGTTTATTTCAGAATTACAGGATCTACGAAGGGTAATACATTTACGCTTAGTTATTTAGAAGAAGGGAAAGGATGGCTTCCAATACGTTCCTTTAGGTTAAATAAAACTGAAAGCCTGCAAATTGGACTCTGTGCTCAATCTCCTACAGGGAAAGGGTGTAAAGTCGATTTTACGGATATAAATTATCTGCCTTTTCAATAA
- a CDS encoding ABC transporter ATP-binding protein produces the protein MIRINQLSRVFRTEEVETTALDNVSLHVKKGEFTAIMGPSGCGKSTLLSILGMLDNPSSGSYLFDNTEVANMRERQRTNIRKGNIGFVFQSFNLIDELNVYENVELPLIYLNMKAAERKAKVEAALERMKIGHRKHHFPQQLSGGQQQRVAIARAVVANPKLILADEPTGNLDSKNGLEVMKLLSELNKEGATIIMVTHSDRDATFAHRVINLFDGKIMSEESQRVLEHFVMQ, from the coding sequence ATGATCCGAATCAATCAACTTTCACGTGTATTCCGCACAGAAGAAGTGGAAACCACAGCGTTAGACAACGTAAGCCTGCACGTAAAAAAGGGCGAGTTTACGGCCATTATGGGGCCATCGGGGTGCGGGAAGTCGACCCTGCTCAGCATACTGGGCATGTTGGATAACCCCTCATCGGGCAGTTACCTTTTCGACAACACCGAGGTTGCCAACATGCGCGAGCGCCAGCGGACAAACATCCGCAAAGGGAATATCGGCTTCGTTTTCCAGAGTTTTAATTTGATCGACGAGCTGAACGTTTATGAAAACGTAGAACTTCCTCTTATTTACCTGAATATGAAGGCGGCAGAACGCAAGGCGAAGGTAGAAGCGGCTCTCGAACGCATGAAGATTGGCCACCGCAAGCACCATTTTCCGCAGCAGCTCTCGGGCGGACAGCAGCAACGCGTGGCTATTGCCCGTGCCGTGGTGGCTAACCCAAAACTGATACTGGCGGATGAACCGACTGGTAACCTCGACTCGAAAAACGGACTCGAAGTGATGAAGCTCCTCTCTGAACTCAACAAAGAGGGCGCTACCATCATAATGGTTACGCACTCCGACCGCGACGCCACCTTTGCACACCGCGTTATCAACCTTTTCGACGGAAAGATTATGAGCGAAGAGAGCCAGCGGGTTTTGGAGCATTTCGTTATGCAGTGA
- a CDS encoding ABC transporter permease, whose product MNILLKSVFRKILKNKVNAIVNLSGLTISMVAFLFLLSWIRSEESYDQSWPTHDRMYRVALSQSGNGIITQNTAMNYSAVGPTLRNQLPEIEATTNIAKDVITVFAGENSFQNINMFYSDTSFFKVFQRPILSENPKYIFSDIHGAALSRSMAQKLFGNVNPLNKKFKLNEGWEFFVSAVFDDFPPKSHIQADMIIQLKSLFYYMNNFNNETGILDDSKIGEIKNGESNGDWGGAWSYTYMRLKPDADIKNVEAKYAQVIKPAIKHITDAGEVVKLIFQPVGDIHLNSHLEGEIMTNGSKFRVMACLVIGLLIMIISWLNFMNLSISDYLKQASKDNIRRVIGAGKRDVMLLHAIEILLLHAVAGAISLAIVVSLFKNGLHVAGFDISQVSFLYLGGITAILVLIGAFVSALYPFLQIYKPQPSISFKQKTILGRRSLFSREILVVFQLATSIFLIIATGFIFKQVQFMQNQSLGINLDQTLVSFSPMTMIKKPARAEKLASFRDELRRIPEVKAFTTAETVPGKAFERKSNEVSLIGKESTKANFSLISIDQNFVDFFSIKMLAGTNFPFASGYDANEVIINKQACVKLGFQNPQSAVNSLVTIQKNTYRIVGVVDNYHHLSLKDAIEPIVFFKSLRWNREVGYYCIKISPENMKTTMQKIKNCWNQIYPQEPCLLSLLDDNFNAQYEEDIKFQHLYAFFSILAIFIACMGLFAMARLTAESRTKEIGIRKVNGARVDEVMILLNKDLVKWVLIAFVIASPVAWFLTDHWLQNFAYRTELSWWVFVLSGLLTFFIALLTVGWQTYCIAVRNPIESLRYE is encoded by the coding sequence ATGAACATATTACTAAAATCTGTTTTTCGAAAGATCTTAAAAAATAAGGTCAATGCCATTGTCAATTTGTCGGGGCTTACCATCAGTATGGTTGCTTTTTTATTCCTGTTATCGTGGATTCGGTCGGAGGAGAGCTACGACCAGTCCTGGCCGACACACGACCGGATGTACAGGGTGGCACTTTCCCAATCGGGTAATGGTATCATAACCCAAAACACGGCCATGAATTATAGCGCGGTAGGCCCAACGTTGCGCAACCAGCTTCCCGAAATAGAGGCTACAACCAATATTGCGAAAGATGTAATTACTGTTTTTGCCGGCGAAAACAGCTTTCAGAACATCAATATGTTTTATTCCGACACTTCGTTCTTCAAGGTGTTTCAGCGTCCGATTTTATCCGAAAACCCGAAGTATATTTTCTCCGATATTCACGGCGCTGCATTGAGTCGCTCTATGGCTCAAAAGCTTTTCGGAAACGTAAATCCGCTGAACAAGAAATTCAAGCTTAACGAGGGCTGGGAGTTTTTTGTGAGCGCCGTATTCGACGATTTCCCCCCAAAAAGCCATATACAGGCGGATATGATTATTCAATTGAAATCGCTTTTCTATTACATGAATAATTTCAACAACGAAACTGGCATATTGGACGATAGCAAAATCGGGGAGATTAAAAATGGCGAGTCTAACGGAGACTGGGGAGGTGCATGGAGCTATACCTATATGCGCCTGAAACCGGATGCCGACATTAAAAATGTGGAAGCGAAGTATGCACAAGTCATAAAACCGGCAATCAAGCATATAACCGATGCCGGAGAAGTGGTGAAACTGATTTTTCAGCCGGTGGGCGATATTCACCTGAACTCGCACCTCGAAGGAGAAATCATGACAAACGGAAGCAAGTTCAGGGTGATGGCCTGCCTAGTGATAGGATTGCTCATCATGATTATCTCGTGGCTTAATTTCATGAACCTGTCGATATCCGATTATTTGAAACAAGCGTCGAAAGACAATATCCGGCGGGTAATAGGGGCAGGAAAAAGGGATGTCATGCTGCTGCATGCCATAGAAATATTGCTCCTTCACGCCGTTGCCGGAGCAATCAGTTTGGCTATTGTTGTCTCGTTGTTTAAGAACGGATTGCATGTTGCCGGATTTGACATTTCTCAGGTAAGCTTTCTGTATTTAGGGGGAATAACCGCCATATTAGTATTGATTGGCGCTTTTGTTTCAGCTCTTTATCCATTTTTACAGATTTATAAACCGCAACCATCCATTAGCTTCAAGCAAAAAACAATATTAGGGCGAAGAAGCCTGTTTTCGAGAGAAATACTGGTGGTATTCCAGTTGGCGACATCCATATTTTTGATTATCGCTACCGGTTTTATTTTTAAACAAGTGCAGTTCATGCAAAACCAGTCGCTTGGTATAAATCTGGATCAGACATTGGTTTCATTTTCTCCGATGACCATGATTAAAAAACCTGCCCGTGCGGAAAAGCTGGCTTCTTTCAGGGATGAGCTGAGGCGGATTCCGGAGGTTAAAGCCTTTACTACGGCTGAAACGGTTCCCGGAAAAGCTTTTGAAAGAAAAAGCAACGAAGTCAGCCTGATTGGCAAAGAGAGCACAAAAGCCAACTTCTCGTTAATCAGTATCGACCAGAATTTCGTTGACTTTTTCTCGATAAAAATGCTCGCAGGAACAAACTTTCCGTTTGCTTCCGGTTATGATGCCAACGAAGTAATTATCAACAAACAGGCTTGTGTAAAGTTGGGTTTTCAAAACCCGCAATCGGCGGTTAATTCATTAGTTACCATACAAAAAAATACTTACCGAATCGTTGGGGTGGTGGACAACTATCACCATCTTTCGTTGAAGGATGCTATTGAGCCGATAGTGTTTTTCAAAAGTCTGAGATGGAACAGGGAAGTGGGGTATTATTGCATTAAAATATCTCCCGAAAATATGAAAACCACCATGCAGAAAATTAAGAACTGCTGGAATCAGATCTATCCGCAAGAACCCTGTTTGCTCTCTTTATTGGACGATAATTTTAATGCCCAGTATGAAGAGGACATTAAGTTTCAACACCTGTATGCCTTCTTTTCGATACTGGCCATTTTTATTGCTTGTATGGGGCTCTTTGCCATGGCTCGGCTAACGGCCGAAAGCCGAACCAAAGAGATCGGCATCAGAAAAGTGAACGGTGCAAGGGTGGACGAAGTAATGATCTTGTTAAACAAAGATTTGGTGAAATGGGTACTCATCGCATTTGTCATTGCAAGCCCAGTGGCATGGTTTCTGACTGACCATTGGCTTCAGAATTTTGCTTACAGAACCGAACTTAGCTGGTGGGTATTTGTGTTGTCCGGCCTATTGACCTTTTTCATTGCTTTACTTACCGTGGGATGGCAAACTTACTGCATTGCAGTTCGCAATCCCATTGAATCACTCCGCTATGAGTGA
- a CDS encoding efflux RND transporter periplasmic adaptor subunit, translated as MDRIIEDKRRIKPKHLKIAIPVLLTIGLILFMALRDKSDTFRIEKDKVTIDPVTNGMFQDYIQVVGVVEPIMYMYLDAIESGTVKEICIEEGNMVRQGDVILRLTNINLNLSILESEAQLAEKSNFLRETRINMEQQKLTLQRELLNLDVDVQQKKRKAEQNKALYADELISREDYLRSKEDYELSQKMEKLMQKRYLQDSIFRSNQVEKISQNLASMQRNLELIYQRQENLNVKAPVDGQLALLNAKPGQAISVGQRIGQINVLTSFKIKAKIDEHYIDRVRKGLTAYVSRETDTLQMEVGKVYPEVRDGRFEVDLFFSGKLPGNIRAGQSYNVGLQLGETQQAIMIPRGSFYQSTGGQWIYVLAADGKTAVKRNIRIGRQNPRSYEVLEGLRPGEKVVTSGYDLFGKNDKLVLK; from the coding sequence ATGGACAGAATAATAGAAGATAAACGCCGGATAAAACCGAAACATCTGAAAATCGCAATTCCGGTTTTGCTGACTATTGGCCTGATATTGTTTATGGCTCTTCGCGACAAATCAGACACCTTTCGCATCGAAAAAGATAAGGTTACCATAGATCCGGTTACAAACGGAATGTTTCAGGATTATATACAGGTAGTAGGAGTTGTCGAGCCTATTATGTATATGTATCTGGATGCCATTGAAAGTGGCACGGTGAAAGAGATTTGTATCGAAGAGGGAAACATGGTGCGCCAAGGCGATGTGATTCTGCGCCTTACCAATATTAATCTCAACCTGAGCATTCTCGAAAGCGAAGCCCAACTGGCAGAGAAATCGAATTTCCTTCGCGAAACCCGCATCAACATGGAACAGCAGAAACTGACCCTGCAACGCGAACTGCTTAACCTCGATGTCGATGTGCAGCAAAAAAAACGAAAGGCAGAACAAAATAAAGCGTTGTATGCCGACGAACTTATATCGCGCGAAGATTATCTTCGGTCAAAAGAAGATTACGAACTTTCTCAAAAAATGGAAAAGTTGATGCAGAAACGCTACCTTCAGGACTCGATATTTCGCAGCAATCAGGTGGAAAAAATAAGCCAGAACCTTGCGAGTATGCAGCGAAACCTCGAACTGATCTATCAGCGGCAGGAGAATCTTAACGTTAAGGCGCCTGTAGATGGGCAGTTGGCGCTTTTGAATGCCAAACCAGGGCAAGCGATTTCGGTGGGGCAACGAATAGGCCAGATCAATGTGCTTACGTCCTTTAAAATCAAGGCCAAAATCGACGAGCATTACATCGACCGTGTCCGTAAGGGGCTTACCGCTTATGTGAGCCGCGAAACGGATACTCTTCAGATGGAGGTAGGCAAAGTATACCCCGAAGTCCGCGATGGCCGGTTTGAGGTCGATCTGTTCTTCTCCGGAAAATTGCCGGGAAATATTCGTGCCGGACAAAGTTATAATGTGGGGCTGCAATTGGGCGAAACCCAGCAAGCCATCATGATTCCCCGGGGAAGCTTTTATCAATCCACCGGCGGACAATGGATTTATGTGCTGGCAGCCGATGGAAAAACCGCTGTAAAGCGCAACATCCGCATAGGTCGCCAAAATCCGCGCAGTTACGAGGTACTTGAAGGCTTGCGTCCGGGAGAAAAAGTAGTCACCTCGGGATACGACCTGTTTGGCAAAAATGATAAGCTGGTATTAAAATAG
- a CDS encoding TolC family protein, which translates to MKHWFVILILCGTSMMMRAQEALTYHQCAEYALSHNLVLQNSKLDVDKQRVTMQNATQSFLPRISTGSSYEINNGKTLDATTNTYVVNNLFSNDWYLSGSMLLFDGFRQVNRVAFEQFNLRSEQEALKQKQNELMYSVLEAYTAHLLNLGLAEVQLEQYELSKKEYETVQKKTEIGRAAGSDRYEVQARLANDEYQLLRCRNAVQKSEFTLRKLMNFPADSDLHISDLTEEAVADLPLTGDNLLNTAADVLPQIKILNNRYEAARRSVRIERASYSPQLSLYGGWYSGYYQSVVNENGNVAGFSEQLKGNRRLNYGLSLRIPLFDGFSRRNSVHIAKIELQQAKNRLSDGLKSLNYEIQQANRDYEAALKEYQAAKKKTESEKIAFEAVRKKREKGLANIMEYYESKNNLAKAQSEVLRTRMQTYIMQANLRFYQTGSMMTW; encoded by the coding sequence ATGAAGCATTGGTTTGTAATATTGATTTTATGTGGAACATCAATGATGATGCGGGCGCAGGAGGCACTCACCTATCACCAATGTGCCGAATATGCATTGAGCCATAATTTGGTGCTTCAAAACAGTAAGCTTGATGTTGATAAGCAGCGCGTAACCATGCAAAATGCCACGCAAAGTTTTTTGCCCCGTATTAGTACCGGTTCCTCTTATGAAATTAATAATGGAAAGACGTTAGATGCAACCACCAACACTTATGTTGTGAATAACCTGTTTTCGAATGACTGGTATCTGAGCGGAAGCATGCTGCTTTTCGATGGTTTCAGGCAGGTTAACCGTGTAGCCTTTGAGCAATTTAACCTCCGCTCGGAGCAAGAGGCTTTAAAGCAAAAGCAAAATGAGCTGATGTACAGTGTTTTGGAAGCATATACAGCCCATCTGCTTAATCTGGGGCTGGCCGAAGTACAGTTGGAGCAATATGAGCTCTCGAAAAAAGAGTATGAAACTGTACAGAAAAAGACAGAAATTGGCCGGGCAGCGGGAAGCGACCGTTACGAAGTGCAAGCCCGGCTGGCAAACGACGAATACCAATTGCTCCGCTGCCGGAATGCAGTGCAAAAATCGGAGTTTACGTTGCGAAAGTTGATGAACTTTCCGGCAGATTCGGACTTGCATATATCCGATTTGACGGAAGAGGCCGTGGCCGACCTTCCATTAACAGGCGACAATCTCTTAAATACCGCTGCCGATGTGCTTCCGCAGATAAAAATCCTGAACAACCGTTACGAGGCTGCGCGGCGGAGTGTGCGGATAGAGCGGGCATCCTATTCTCCCCAACTGAGCCTTTACGGTGGTTGGTACAGTGGTTATTACCAATCTGTTGTGAACGAAAACGGTAATGTGGCAGGATTTTCGGAGCAGCTGAAAGGCAACAGGCGGTTAAACTATGGCCTTTCGTTGCGGATTCCCCTGTTTGATGGTTTTAGCCGCCGAAACAGTGTACACATCGCAAAGATAGAATTGCAACAGGCGAAAAACAGATTGAGTGATGGACTGAAATCACTGAATTATGAAATACAGCAGGCGAATCGGGACTACGAAGCCGCTTTAAAGGAATATCAGGCAGCAAAGAAGAAAACCGAAAGCGAAAAAATAGCTTTTGAAGCGGTACGCAAAAAACGGGAAAAGGGATTGGCAAACATCATGGAATACTACGAGTCGAAAAATAATCTGGCTAAGGCACAGAGCGAGGTTTTGCGCACCCGGATGCAGACTTATATCATGCAGGCGAACCTCCGGTTTTATCAAACGGGAAGCATGATGACGTGGTAG